The Shewanella sp. KX20019 genome window below encodes:
- a CDS encoding ferredoxin--NADP reductase, which translates to MWIEGKVIERNDWSDKLFSLKIKVDIGNFIAGQFIKLSRVVNDKRIGRAYSLVNPPGTDYIEVLAVAVDDGLLSPNLQALASGDVIDVATKATGFMTLDELPKDDHKGKHLWFLATGTAVGPFISMMATAEPWRNYQKVVLVYGVREAQDLAYLEQLRAFEIQYPSQFELVLLVTREPVDGALSCRIPDGLLNGEIEALAGINISAKESQVMICGNPGMITDAQQVLKDRGLAKNLRRAPGQITVEKYW; encoded by the coding sequence ATGTGGATTGAAGGTAAAGTCATTGAGCGGAATGACTGGAGTGACAAATTATTCTCATTAAAGATCAAAGTTGATATCGGAAATTTTATTGCTGGGCAATTTATTAAGTTGAGCCGAGTTGTTAATGATAAGCGCATAGGCCGCGCTTATTCATTGGTTAATCCACCAGGGACAGACTACATTGAGGTTCTCGCCGTTGCTGTTGATGACGGGCTGTTATCTCCTAACCTGCAAGCGTTGGCTAGCGGCGATGTCATTGATGTTGCAACAAAAGCAACCGGCTTTATGACTCTTGATGAGTTACCTAAAGATGACCATAAAGGTAAGCACTTATGGTTTCTCGCGACGGGCACTGCTGTGGGTCCTTTTATTTCGATGATGGCAACAGCTGAGCCATGGAGAAACTATCAGAAAGTCGTCTTAGTCTATGGTGTTCGAGAGGCGCAGGATTTAGCCTACCTAGAACAACTTAGAGCATTCGAAATTCAATATCCTTCACAGTTTGAGTTAGTACTGTTAGTGACAAGGGAGCCTGTCGATGGTGCGTTAAGCTGCCGGATCCCTGATGGTCTTTTAAATGGTGAGATAGAAGCGTTAGCGGGGATCAATATTTCAGCCAAGGAATCTCAAGTGATGATTTGTGGCAATCCAGGCATGATCACCGATGCACAGCAGGTGCTAAAAGATAGAGGGCTAGCCAAGAACTTACGCCGAGCACCTGGGCAAATAACGGTCGAAAAATATTGGTAA
- a CDS encoding DUF2726 domain-containing protein, protein MNATVIFSYAFMYFVLFLIVPLVIVTFVMTCIKFFKSSEVEMVGAEISIKPHLLDKESMHFLKSLKVIASTRYDVLYGASLVNVVDIDDSVRNHEEVQDFMEHCHLDYVVVDNESSSVKLVISNPDESSPEQLKFVEKCLDYIGVQFIKLDKNKRCDEALIKTALAA, encoded by the coding sequence ATGAACGCCACCGTAATATTTAGTTATGCTTTTATGTACTTCGTTTTATTCCTGATTGTTCCTCTTGTCATTGTGACTTTTGTGATGACCTGCATTAAGTTTTTTAAATCAAGTGAAGTAGAGATGGTTGGGGCTGAGATTAGCATTAAACCACACCTACTCGATAAAGAGTCTATGCACTTTTTAAAAAGTCTTAAAGTGATTGCAAGCACGCGTTACGATGTCCTCTATGGTGCGTCACTAGTCAATGTGGTTGACATTGACGATTCGGTTAGGAATCACGAAGAGGTTCAAGATTTTATGGAGCATTGTCACCTTGATTATGTTGTTGTCGATAATGAATCCTCTTCAGTAAAGTTAGTGATTAGCAACCCTGATGAAAGCTCGCCTGAACAACTTAAGTTTGTCGAGAAGTGTTTGGACTATATTGGTGTGCAATTCATCAAGTTAGATAAGAATAAGCGCTGCGATGAAGCGTTAATAAAGACCGCTCTCGCCGCATAA
- a CDS encoding 4Fe-4S dicluster domain-containing protein, protein MDNSKRRFLKGCGGVIAGMSVYTVTQTPQANTTEQASELKYAMVHDENLCIGCNACEDACRQVNHVPDGVTRVNIERSGPFGEYPNQSYRFSRHSCQHCEAAPCVKVCPTGAAYIDEETGIVAVNEDRCVGCQYCIAACPYQIRFINPETRVADKCDFCQQTQLSEGLLPACVLACPTNALVFGNLKDPASALVKTLKSKPTYRDKVDLGTRPKLFHVRTIDGEIVL, encoded by the coding sequence GTGGACAATTCAAAGAGACGTTTTCTTAAAGGTTGTGGTGGTGTTATTGCGGGAATGTCGGTTTATACGGTGACCCAGACCCCACAGGCTAATACCACCGAGCAGGCCAGTGAGCTCAAGTATGCCATGGTGCATGATGAAAACCTTTGTATAGGGTGTAACGCTTGTGAAGATGCTTGCCGTCAGGTGAACCATGTTCCCGACGGCGTGACTCGGGTCAACATTGAGCGCAGTGGACCCTTTGGTGAATATCCCAATCAAAGTTATCGCTTTAGTAGGCACTCTTGCCAACACTGCGAAGCGGCGCCTTGTGTCAAAGTATGCCCGACAGGTGCGGCTTATATTGATGAAGAAACGGGTATTGTTGCAGTTAATGAAGATCGCTGTGTAGGCTGCCAATACTGTATTGCAGCTTGTCCATATCAAATACGCTTTATCAACCCTGAGACCAGAGTGGCCGATAAATGCGATTTCTGTCAACAAACTCAATTAAGTGAAGGTTTGTTGCCCGCTTGCGTGTTGGCATGCCCTACAAATGCACTGGTGTTTGGAAACTTAAAAGATCCAGCTTCTGCATTAGTGAAAACACTCAAATCTAAACCCACTTATCGAGATAAAGTAGATTTAGGGACTCGACCAAAGCTATTCCATGTGCGAACGATTGATGGGGAGATAGTGTTATGA
- the nrfD gene encoding cytochrome c nitrite reductase subunit NrfD: MSAFHFDGLVWHWPIAIYLFLAGLSAGAVFFAIMLKHFKLADKAYLSPFVQAAAVIAPIAVCAGLGILVIDLTKPLAFWKILVFYNTSSVMSMGVLVLLVYQVMLFAWLGSVFSTPIQQWLKQRLPLLNKLLALLARHEDVITGVLVILSLSLGAYTGFLLSALIGFPLLNNPVLPLLFLISGLSSGAAATLLGGVLMRGNPNGVEVRFIHRIEIPMILVEIALLFTFFAGLILSGGQSQVAALNAIGEGFWGWIFWAGVVGVGLTLPLAFNLWMKVSSDRKFAYVAVTASFSLIGVLLLRNFILYTGQMTAV, encoded by the coding sequence ATGAGTGCATTTCATTTTGATGGATTAGTTTGGCATTGGCCGATTGCTATTTACCTGTTTTTAGCAGGCCTATCGGCAGGGGCGGTATTTTTTGCCATTATGCTTAAGCACTTTAAGTTAGCTGATAAAGCCTATTTATCGCCTTTTGTGCAGGCCGCAGCTGTTATTGCTCCTATAGCAGTATGTGCTGGTTTAGGGATCTTGGTTATTGACCTGACTAAGCCATTAGCGTTCTGGAAAATCTTGGTGTTCTATAACACCTCATCAGTGATGTCGATGGGAGTGCTGGTGCTACTGGTATATCAAGTGATGCTATTCGCCTGGCTTGGTAGCGTGTTTAGTACCCCCATACAGCAGTGGTTAAAACAGCGATTGCCATTGTTAAACAAACTATTGGCACTGTTGGCTCGGCATGAAGATGTGATTACCGGTGTGCTAGTCATCTTGTCGCTATCACTTGGTGCTTATACGGGGTTCTTACTGTCGGCACTGATTGGTTTTCCGTTGTTGAATAACCCCGTGTTACCCCTGTTATTTCTCATTTCAGGTTTGTCCTCTGGTGCTGCGGCGACGTTACTTGGCGGCGTATTAATGCGTGGTAATCCCAACGGCGTAGAGGTGCGGTTCATTCATCGCATCGAGATCCCAATGATCTTAGTTGAGATCGCGTTATTGTTTACCTTTTTTGCTGGGCTTATCTTATCTGGCGGTCAAAGCCAGGTTGCCGCCTTGAATGCTATTGGAGAGGGCTTTTGGGGTTGGATTTTCTGGGCCGGGGTAGTAGGAGTTGGATTAACCCTACCATTGGCGTTTAATTTGTGGATGAAAGTGTCGTCGGACAGGAAATTTGCCTATGTTGCTGTGACGGCAAGCTTCAGTTTGATAGGGGTGTTGTTACTGCGAAACTTCATTCTCTACACTGGGCAGATGACAGCTGTCTAG
- a CDS encoding SixA phosphatase family protein, with protein sequence MPTLLKSIIIFIVLALTFNNSASAAEKNSIDSSESKTIIVVRHAEKLDDGTRDPVLSKIGYQQAQALAEALSALTVSQAIASNYQRTQLTLKPLAAIQNIEVSIASTKDGIETHIAEIVALVDSVSGNSVIAGHSNTVPLIIKALGGPQIEALGESSYGGLYQLTINQSAEVEIEISRFGQ encoded by the coding sequence ATGCCAACCCTATTGAAGTCTATTATCATCTTTATTGTACTAGCACTTACCTTTAACAATAGTGCCTCGGCGGCTGAAAAAAATAGTATTGATAGTAGCGAGAGCAAAACTATCATCGTGGTTCGACATGCTGAGAAACTCGATGACGGCACACGTGATCCAGTGCTTAGCAAAATCGGTTACCAGCAGGCGCAAGCTCTTGCTGAAGCCCTATCGGCACTAACCGTCTCGCAAGCCATTGCCAGTAACTACCAAAGAACTCAGTTGACGCTGAAACCACTCGCCGCAATTCAAAATATTGAGGTCAGTATTGCCAGCACCAAAGACGGCATTGAAACCCATATTGCTGAAATTGTGGCACTGGTTGATAGCGTGAGCGGCAATAGCGTTATTGCAGGTCATTCCAATACCGTACCATTGATTATAAAAGCCTTAGGAGGGCCTCAAATTGAAGCCTTGGGTGAATCAAGTTATGGCGGGCTCTACCAATTAACAATTAACCAATCCGCAGAGGTTGAGATTGAGATATCTCGCTTTGGTCAATGA
- a CDS encoding glutathione S-transferase, producing the protein MKLYYSDASPYARCVRVFICYHNIKGVEQIIVNPFDNSPELLRVNPLAKIPCLQLNDGSALFDSEVIMRYLDTEFGQSRLFGTMVNNWSQQCHFSLLKGIFESAVSLRQEQLREAEGLRSAFWTSRFEQALLRGLKEVETIAIIRSPELTALQIMLVCLLEYIDFRHPDLPWRNVTSALSLWLKEAQLANVFVATRPA; encoded by the coding sequence ATGAAACTGTATTACTCTGACGCTTCACCCTACGCCCGTTGTGTGCGTGTTTTTATTTGTTACCACAACATAAAAGGGGTCGAACAAATTATTGTTAACCCTTTTGATAACTCTCCAGAACTGCTTAGAGTTAACCCATTAGCCAAGATCCCCTGTTTACAGCTTAATGACGGTTCAGCGTTGTTTGATAGCGAAGTGATTATGCGTTACTTAGATACTGAATTTGGTCAGTCTCGCTTATTTGGCACTATGGTTAATAACTGGTCGCAGCAGTGTCACTTTTCATTACTGAAAGGCATTTTTGAAAGCGCTGTCTCGCTTAGGCAAGAGCAACTCCGAGAAGCTGAGGGGTTGCGATCTGCATTTTGGACATCGCGTTTTGAGCAAGCTTTATTAAGAGGCTTAAAAGAGGTCGAAACAATAGCAATCATTCGTTCACCAGAATTAACGGCGCTACAAATCATGTTAGTGTGCCTATTGGAGTACATTGATTTTAGGCATCCAGATCTGCCTTGGAGAAACGTAACCTCTGCACTCAGCCTTTGGTTAAAAGAAGCGCAACTCGCTAATGTTTTTGTCGCTACCCGCCCTGCGTAA
- a CDS encoding Fe(3+) ABC transporter substrate-binding protein, whose protein sequence is MRMINSLLIVGLLCSATVVSAAEKLTIYSYRQAFLIDPILTDFTKQTGIEVDVVFSKKGIAERMMREGRLSKADIVLTSDFYRLMELVEKDLVIPASSDTLEKNIPQKYRSPDDMWFALTMRVRNVYSSKERLGKLDINYEDLADPKYLGKICTRSGKHPYNVSLVASMIAHHGEQEAKTWLQGLKANLARKPQGNDRAQVKAVSEGLCDIAIGNSYYLGKMLQDPKQKPWADAVEINFPNQNNRGSHINVSGMALAKHTKNSDAAIQLMEFLSSDAAQQTYADVNMEYPVKADVSPSKLVASWGKFKADDLPIYKLAEYHSAAIKLLDEVKFDL, encoded by the coding sequence ATGAGAATGATCAACAGTCTATTGATAGTTGGGCTTTTATGTAGTGCAACTGTGGTTAGCGCCGCTGAAAAATTGACAATCTACTCTTACCGACAAGCTTTTCTTATTGACCCTATTTTGACTGACTTTACCAAACAAACGGGTATTGAAGTTGATGTGGTTTTTTCCAAGAAGGGCATTGCAGAGCGCATGATGCGAGAGGGACGTTTATCTAAAGCCGATATCGTGCTCACATCTGATTTCTATCGTTTAATGGAGTTGGTTGAAAAAGACCTCGTTATTCCGGCAAGCAGCGATACGTTAGAGAAAAATATTCCACAAAAATACCGTTCACCAGACGATATGTGGTTCGCATTAACCATGCGTGTCCGTAACGTTTATAGCTCAAAAGAAAGACTGGGTAAGTTAGACATTAACTATGAAGATCTCGCCGACCCTAAATATCTCGGTAAAATTTGTACCCGCAGTGGCAAGCATCCTTACAATGTTTCTTTAGTCGCATCGATGATTGCGCACCATGGCGAGCAAGAAGCAAAAACATGGCTACAAGGCTTAAAAGCCAATCTTGCTCGTAAGCCTCAAGGTAATGACAGAGCTCAAGTTAAAGCGGTGAGTGAAGGCTTGTGTGACATCGCCATTGGCAACAGCTATTACTTAGGAAAAATGCTACAGGACCCTAAGCAAAAGCCATGGGCGGATGCGGTAGAGATTAATTTCCCTAACCAAAATAACCGTGGTTCACACATTAACGTATCAGGTATGGCGCTGGCTAAGCACACAAAGAATAGTGATGCCGCAATTCAGTTGATGGAGTTTTTATCAAGTGATGCAGCGCAGCAGACCTATGCTGATGTGAACATGGAATACCCGGTTAAAGCTGACGTTAGCCCCTCTAAATTAGTAGCCTCATGGGGAAAGTTTAAGGCGGACGATTTACCTATCTATAAGCTTGCCGAGTACCATAGCGCCGCAATTAAGCTACTGGATGAAGTGAAGTTTGATCTTTAA
- a CDS encoding cytochrome c3 family protein: MSITNRYGVVLLYIVWFVLLWVSFPSNSFAKETKAIADSSCLKCHKRNGQMLGLHANEGLALTCEDCHGEKGKHPRKGSAIITFGTKSGTPIKIQAEQCLACHDHQLLAVANWTHNVHAKGVSCGQCHQLHPEMDPALQLLGPELSQSCAKCHRTDI; this comes from the coding sequence ATGTCGATTACTAACCGTTACGGCGTTGTTTTGCTCTATATTGTTTGGTTTGTTTTACTGTGGGTGAGCTTTCCAAGTAACTCTTTTGCCAAAGAGACAAAGGCAATAGCCGATAGTTCTTGTTTAAAGTGCCATAAACGTAATGGTCAAATGTTGGGGTTGCATGCCAACGAAGGGTTGGCACTAACCTGTGAAGATTGCCATGGTGAAAAAGGTAAGCACCCTCGAAAAGGTTCTGCAATTATTACATTTGGCACTAAAAGTGGCACCCCTATCAAAATACAAGCAGAGCAATGCTTAGCTTGTCATGATCATCAACTACTCGCAGTCGCTAACTGGACTCACAATGTGCATGCCAAAGGTGTTTCTTGCGGCCAATGTCATCAGTTACATCCTGAGATGGACCCGGCATTACAACTGCTAGGCCCGGAGCTGAGCCAGTCATGCGCTAAATGTCATCGAACTGATATATAA
- a CDS encoding ABC transporter ATP-binding protein, with the protein MATLQVSNVHSRYHKQLVLKGVDLTVEKGEIVALLGPSGCGKTTLLRAIAGLQNITEGEIVINGNTVVSDKEFIASEKRGIGMIFQDYALFPHLTVAENILFGVKIASKEQRLARLEKMLSLVKLDGLAERYPHELSGGQQQRVSIARSLAYEPEVLLLDEPFSNIDAKVRREMMLEIRNILKQHNISAVFVTHSKDEAFVFADKLALFNQGKIVQCGDAEGLYLRPQDKYVADFLGASNYLPARVIAEKTVSTPIGDIASDRPLNTALYGEVELLLRPQHLQIAKSEQGIGTVIERRFLGNVCQYLVQCDEMTLDVHSENLAIEIGEKVTISATPHNLILL; encoded by the coding sequence ATGGCAACGTTACAAGTAAGCAATGTCCATAGCCGTTACCATAAGCAGCTTGTGCTTAAAGGTGTCGATTTAACGGTAGAGAAAGGCGAAATAGTGGCCTTGCTGGGACCAAGTGGTTGCGGTAAAACGACCTTGTTACGGGCGATAGCGGGACTACAGAATATTACTGAAGGTGAGATCGTAATCAACGGTAATACAGTGGTGTCTGACAAGGAGTTTATCGCTAGCGAGAAGCGTGGCATCGGGATGATCTTTCAGGATTATGCTTTGTTTCCTCATCTTACCGTGGCAGAAAATATACTCTTTGGTGTGAAAATAGCGAGTAAAGAGCAGAGGCTGGCAAGGCTAGAAAAGATGCTGTCTCTGGTCAAGCTAGATGGATTAGCAGAGCGTTACCCACACGAACTCTCCGGTGGCCAGCAGCAAAGGGTATCTATCGCTCGATCGCTGGCCTATGAACCAGAAGTGCTGCTACTCGATGAGCCCTTTTCAAATATTGATGCCAAGGTTCGTCGTGAGATGATGCTTGAGATCCGCAACATTCTAAAGCAACATAATATTAGCGCCGTGTTTGTGACTCACAGTAAAGACGAAGCGTTTGTTTTCGCCGATAAGCTTGCGTTGTTTAACCAGGGTAAAATAGTGCAATGTGGTGACGCTGAGGGGCTATATTTACGGCCACAAGATAAATATGTGGCTGACTTTTTAGGGGCGAGCAATTATTTACCCGCTAGAGTTATTGCGGAAAAAACTGTGTCTACCCCTATTGGTGATATCGCTAGTGATCGTCCGCTTAACACGGCGTTGTATGGGGAAGTTGAACTTTTACTACGGCCACAACACCTGCAGATCGCTAAGAGTGAGCAGGGCATAGGTACCGTTATAGAGCGACGTTTTCTTGGCAATGTCTGCCAGTATTTGGTCCAATGCGATGAAATGACACTTGATGTTCATAGTGAAAATTTAGCTATCGAGATAGGTGAAAAAGTGACGATTAGCGCAACACCCCATAATTTAATTTTACTGTAA
- a CDS encoding ABCB family ABC transporter ATP-binding protein/permease → MRPSLYFDGPIGKLNWHVIKLLLPYLLEFKQRVGLALLCLVVAKAASVSLPFVLKALVDGLTLKNGELLAVPIGLVVAYGCLRLLNTIISEVRDTLFGRVTERAIRRLGIAVFEHLHRLDMAFHLERRTGGLSRDIERGTSGVSFLMRFMVFNIVPTLLEIVLVVGILFYNYGIGYAAVTLLSVIAYGAYSVVATEWRTGYVRDAAKADSVSSTRAVDSLLNYETVKYFNNEQYEANRYDSALADWEEAKRKNRLSLFALNAGQACIISIAMTLMLAMAATDVAQGAMSIGDFVLINAFMMQLFIPLNFLGFVYREIRGAFANIERMFSLLDKEPMIEDIDNANTEKLTQGVVSFEHVSFSYDSRNILDDVSFTIKSGQKVAIVGDSGAGKSTIVKLLFRFYDVASGCIRIDGQDIRQLSQDTLRQAIAIVPQDTVLFNDTLIENVRYGRPSATEEEIAAAIKMAHLSDFISSLPEGGETRVGERGLKLSGGEKQRVAIARAILKRSPILVFDEATSSLDSHSEQAILTALKEVAKGHTSLVIAHRLSTVVDADQILVLSKGRVVETGTHSSLLQAGGLYSKLWRIQQE, encoded by the coding sequence ATGCGCCCCTCTCTATATTTCGACGGTCCTATTGGTAAGCTCAACTGGCATGTCATCAAACTGCTATTGCCATACTTGCTTGAATTTAAGCAACGGGTCGGCTTAGCCTTGTTGTGTTTAGTGGTGGCAAAAGCGGCGAGTGTTAGTTTGCCCTTTGTTCTTAAAGCATTAGTCGATGGCCTGACATTAAAAAACGGAGAGTTATTAGCAGTACCGATTGGGCTAGTTGTTGCTTATGGTTGTCTGCGGCTACTCAACACCATTATCTCGGAGGTTCGAGATACGCTGTTTGGGCGGGTCACTGAACGTGCCATTCGACGATTGGGTATAGCGGTGTTTGAACACCTACATCGACTCGATATGGCATTTCATTTAGAAAGGCGCACCGGTGGCCTGTCACGAGACATTGAACGAGGTACCAGCGGTGTTAGTTTTTTAATGCGCTTTATGGTGTTTAATATCGTGCCAACATTATTGGAAATAGTGCTGGTGGTAGGCATTCTTTTCTACAACTATGGTATTGGCTATGCGGCCGTCACGCTATTGTCGGTCATCGCCTATGGTGCCTATTCTGTAGTGGCAACAGAGTGGCGTACTGGCTATGTTAGAGATGCGGCTAAAGCGGATTCGGTTTCTAGTACGCGCGCCGTCGATAGCTTATTGAATTATGAAACTGTGAAATATTTTAATAATGAGCAATATGAAGCTAATCGCTATGATAGTGCACTGGCAGACTGGGAAGAGGCGAAACGAAAGAATCGTTTGTCGTTATTTGCGCTGAACGCAGGGCAGGCTTGTATCATCTCTATTGCGATGACATTAATGCTGGCAATGGCGGCAACTGATGTGGCGCAAGGTGCAATGAGCATTGGTGACTTTGTACTGATTAATGCCTTTATGATGCAGCTCTTTATACCGCTTAATTTTTTAGGGTTTGTTTACCGAGAGATCCGCGGTGCATTTGCGAATATTGAGCGCATGTTTAGCTTACTAGATAAAGAGCCAATGATTGAAGACATCGATAATGCTAACACTGAGAAATTGACTCAGGGAGTGGTTTCATTTGAGCATGTCAGTTTTAGTTACGATAGTCGTAATATTCTCGATGATGTTAGCTTTACAATAAAGTCAGGGCAAAAAGTCGCGATAGTGGGCGATAGCGGCGCGGGTAAGTCGACCATAGTTAAGCTGTTGTTTAGGTTTTATGATGTGGCTTCTGGTTGTATTCGCATTGATGGGCAAGATATTCGTCAATTAAGCCAAGATACTTTGCGGCAAGCCATTGCAATTGTGCCGCAAGACACCGTGTTGTTTAATGATACTTTAATTGAAAACGTACGCTATGGTCGCCCATCAGCGACTGAGGAAGAGATTGCTGCTGCAATTAAAATGGCGCACTTAAGTGATTTTATTAGCAGTTTACCTGAAGGTGGCGAAACTCGTGTGGGTGAACGAGGTTTGAAACTATCGGGTGGTGAAAAACAGCGTGTCGCGATAGCGAGGGCGATTTTGAAGCGTTCACCTATCTTAGTGTTTGATGAAGCGACCTCTTCATTGGATAGCCACTCAGAACAAGCTATTTTAACGGCATTGAAAGAGGTGGCTAAAGGCCATACTAGCTTGGTGATAGCACACCGGCTATCAACCGTTGTGGATGCTGACCAAATATTGGTGTTGAGCAAAGGTCGAGTGGTTGAAACGGGGACTCATAGCAGTCTATTACAAGCGGGTGGCTTGTATTCCAAACTGTGGCGAATTCAACAAGAGTAA
- a CDS encoding ABC transporter permease — translation MILGLARRWSVASYTLALLIVMPLIALILQSLMPDEAVFGHLIDTVLPTYISNSLLLMFWVVIGALFLAIPAAWLVAKCRFPGRNIFQWALLLPLAMPAYVVAYVYTDLFDYAGPVQRSLRGLFGWQTPHDYYFPEVRSLGGAAIMLSLVLFPYIYLLARTAFMEQSVSLGHAARVMGCTPWKSFWRLSLPMARPALAVGATLVAMETAADFATVSYFAVPTLTTAVYDTWFEYGSLTAAAKISTIMLFVVFAMVGFERFARRKQQLFQKQSTPGELDSYSLSGVRAFAATAYCFGLLTLAFLLPFVILLQYAWAYFAESWNAKFFEYSFNSLWISLLVSVICVCIGILLMFVRRASPRRADMLPSRFASTGYALPGTVLAIGILVPFTLLDFAINDVAEYFGFAGPGLILTGSTFILICAFCIRFAAIAIGSIETSYKRISPSLDMASVTLGLTPKSLLTRVHIPLLRKGIFAGLLLVFIECMKELPAALLLRPIGFENLATYVFQFVSDEQLEHGALAAIVIVLVGLVPLIYLNRSLEQEK, via the coding sequence ATGATATTAGGCTTAGCTAGACGCTGGTCTGTAGCAAGCTACACATTGGCACTGCTGATTGTTATGCCGCTTATCGCACTTATTCTGCAATCACTGATGCCAGATGAAGCTGTTTTTGGTCATCTCATCGATACTGTTTTACCGACCTATATAAGCAACAGTTTACTGCTGATGTTTTGGGTGGTAATAGGCGCTCTTTTCCTCGCAATACCTGCCGCTTGGCTGGTGGCCAAATGTCGCTTCCCTGGGCGAAACATATTTCAATGGGCATTGCTGTTGCCGCTGGCCATGCCTGCCTACGTTGTCGCTTATGTATACACGGATCTGTTTGATTATGCAGGCCCGGTGCAAAGGAGTTTACGCGGTCTGTTTGGTTGGCAAACTCCCCATGATTACTACTTTCCCGAAGTACGCTCTTTAGGCGGCGCAGCAATCATGCTGTCGTTGGTGCTTTTTCCGTATATTTATCTGCTAGCTCGGACTGCATTTATGGAGCAATCAGTCAGCTTAGGGCACGCTGCGCGAGTTATGGGCTGCACTCCTTGGAAAAGTTTCTGGCGGCTGAGCTTACCCATGGCTAGACCTGCTTTGGCGGTTGGGGCCACGCTGGTTGCTATGGAAACCGCGGCTGACTTTGCTACTGTTAGCTATTTTGCGGTCCCCACATTAACGACGGCCGTTTATGATACTTGGTTTGAATATGGCAGCTTAACCGCAGCCGCTAAGATCTCGACCATTATGTTGTTTGTGGTCTTTGCTATGGTTGGTTTTGAGCGATTCGCGCGGCGAAAACAACAGCTTTTTCAAAAGCAATCAACCCCTGGAGAGCTAGATAGTTACTCATTGAGTGGTGTAAGGGCGTTTGCGGCAACAGCTTATTGTTTTGGCTTATTGACGCTAGCATTTTTGCTGCCATTCGTTATATTGCTGCAGTACGCTTGGGCCTATTTTGCCGAGAGTTGGAATGCCAAATTTTTTGAGTACAGTTTTAACAGTTTATGGATATCACTGTTGGTCAGCGTCATCTGTGTGTGTATCGGCATCCTGCTAATGTTTGTTAGAAGAGCTAGCCCTAGGCGAGCAGATATGTTGCCTTCAAGGTTTGCGTCAACTGGATATGCTTTACCTGGTACCGTGTTAGCCATTGGTATTTTAGTCCCCTTTACACTGCTTGATTTTGCGATTAACGATGTCGCCGAATATTTTGGCTTTGCAGGGCCGGGTTTAATATTAACTGGCAGCACCTTCATTCTTATTTGTGCTTTTTGCATTCGTTTTGCTGCTATTGCCATTGGTAGTATTGAAACTAGCTATAAACGTATTTCACCCTCTTTAGATATGGCGAGTGTTACCTTAGGTTTAACCCCAAAATCCTTGCTCACAAGGGTTCATATTCCTTTACTACGGAAAGGGATTTTTGCCGGGTTATTATTGGTCTTTATTGAGTGTATGAAAGAGTTACCTGCGGCTTTGCTACTCAGGCCGATTGGCTTTGAAAATTTGGCCACTTATGTATTTCAGTTTGTCTCAGATGAGCAGCTAGAACACGGCGCTTTGGCCGCGATTGTTATTGTGTTGGTGGGTTTAGTCCCGTTGATATACCTCAACCGTTCTTTGGAGCAAGAAAAGTAA